A portion of the Oryzias melastigma strain HK-1 linkage group LG1, ASM292280v2, whole genome shotgun sequence genome contains these proteins:
- the dgke gene encoding diacylglycerol kinase epsilon, which yields MSSDGAEAQGDCGSRQEWTLLLWTSLAVVVPVAFTLWCSAQRSKRKTSMNEFFRKSKHGWHYTDLFNKPTYCCVCAQHILHGAHCDCCGVCVDEQCLRGADRSLPCKEIMAPCGPGGTAEHRWVRGNVPLASYCAVCKQQCGTQPKLCDHRCVWCQTTVHDDCMDSLSAADVCDLGEFHSLIIPPHYLYQVNKLRRRHPDEYIKLGSTCGGGWTPILVLANTRSGNNMGGALLGEFRTLLNPVQVFDLSVLPPTKALQLCTLMPPGRVRVLVCGGDGTVGWVLDAIDAMKLKGQDQFIPRVTILPLGTGNDLSNTLGWGAGYAGEIPVEQVLRNILDAEVVRMDRWKVQVASKGVYFRKPKVLSMNNYFSVGPDALMALNFHAHREKTPSFFSSRIINKAVYFLYGTRDCLVQECKDLDKRIELELDGERVKLPSLEGIIVCNIGYWGGGCRLWEGMGDEPCPPTRLDDGLLEVVGVFGSFHCAQIQVKLANPVRLGQAHTVRLVLKSSTMPMQVDGEPWAQGPCTITITHKTQALMLYHSAEQTDDDEDETSASEAESPTPHDSPRPPWSPANRT from the exons ATGAGCTCAGACGGGGCAGAGGCGCAGGGCGACTGCGGCTCCCGGCAGGAGTGGACGCTTCTGCTCTGGACCTCCCTGGCCGTCGTGGTTCCGGTCGCCTTCACGCTGTGGTGCAGCGCGCAGCGCTCCAAGCGGAAAACCTCCATGAATGAGTTCTTTCGGAAGAGCAAACACGGCTGGCACTACACGGACCTGTTCAACAAGCCCACCTACTGCTGCGTCTGCGCCCAGCACATCCTGCACGGCGCCCACTGCGACTGCTGCGGCGTCTGCGTGGACGAGCAGTGCCTGCGCGGGGCGGACCGCAGCCTGCCGTGCAAGGAGATCATGGCCCCGTGTGGCCCCGGAGGGACCGCGGAGCACCGCTGGGTGCGGGGGAACGTGCCGCTGGCCAGCTACTGCGCGGTGTGTAAGCAGCAGTGCGGGACGCAGCCGAAGCTCTGCGACCACAG gtgTGTGTGGTGTCAGACCACAGTTCACGACGACTGCATGGACAGCCTTTCCGCTGCCGACGTTTGCGACTTGGGTGAATTCCACAGCCTCATCATCCCCCCCCACTACCTCTACCAGGTCAACAAGCTGCGCCGCCGCCACCCGGACGAGTACATCAAG CTGGGCTCCACCTGCGGCGGAGGCTGGACGCCCATCCTGGTTTTGGCCAACACGCGCAGCGGCAACAACATGGGGGGGGCCCTGTTGGGGGAGTTTCGAACCCTCCTCAACCCCGTTCAG GTGTTCGACCTCTCCGTGCTGCCTCCAACCAAAGCCCTGCAGCTGTGCACCCTCATGCCCCCCGGCAGGGTGCGGGTTCTAGTGTGCGGAGGGGACGGCACCGTGGGCTGGGTTCTCGACGCCATCGATGCCATGAAGCTGAAG GGTCAAGACCAGTTTATCCCCAGAGTGACCATTCTCCCTCTGGGAACCGGGAACGACCTCTCAAACACGCTGGGGTGGGGGGCCGGGTATGCCGGGGAGATTCCTGTGGAGCAGGTCCTCCGCAACATCCTGGATGCGGAAGTGGTCCGAATGGACAG GTGGAAAGTTCAGGTGGCTTCAAAGGGAGTCTATTTTCGTAAACCAAAG GTTCTGTCCATGAATAACTACTTCTCCGTGGGCCCCGACGCTCTGATGGCGCTGAACTTCCACGCCCACCGGGAAAAAACGCCCTCCTTCTTCTCCAGCCGCATCATCAATAAG GCCGTGTACTTCCTGTATGGCACCAGAGATTGTTTAGTTCAGGAATGTAAAGACCTGGATAAGAGGATTGAG cTGGAGCTGGATGGAGAACGGGTGAAGCTGCCCAGTCTGGAGGGCATCATCGTTTGTAACATCGGCTACTGGGGTGGAGGCTGCAGACTCTGGGAGGGGATGGGTGACGAACCGTGTCCCCCCACTCG GCTGGATGATGGTTTGCTGGAGGTTGTGGGCGTGTTCGGCTCCTTCCACTGCGCACAGATCCAGGTCAAGCTGGCCAACCCTGTGCGGCTGGGACAGGCGCACACTGTCAGG CTGGTTCTGAAGAGCTCCACGATGCCCATGCAGGTGGACGGCGAGCCGTGGGCGCAGGGCCCCTGCACCATCACCATCACCCACAAGACCCAGGCGCTGATGCTGTACCACAGCGCCGAGCAGACGGACGACGACGAGGACGAAACCAGCGCCTCGGAGGCGGAGAGCCCCACGCCTCACGACTCGCCCAGACCGCCCTGGTCGCCCGCCAACCGAACTTGA